One region of Gemmatimonas sp. UBA7669 genomic DNA includes:
- a CDS encoding DUF2306 domain-containing protein, whose amino-acid sequence MTSSSPAVSIPTPPANGSFDPATIATTVRTAAQWLRRTTALWLTVAVAGQLLFGVYVLRFYGGAAWRGDFAQWSAVMPRGWVPGDHGGNAAVAVHLLVALVICIGGLTQLVPIIRRRAPAVHRWMGRAFVTSAVLGATSGFWLQWVRGGTSSLPQRLGTTTNGLVILVCAWLAWRSIRRRDMSTHRRWALRLFLASNGVWFFRIGLMFTLLAFGRPIGFDPETFRGPLLVGLAWAETIVPLGLLELWLRSERAATALPRWAMSALLVLLSVATGMGVTGAAMMLWLPHLR is encoded by the coding sequence ATGACATCATCATCTCCTGCCGTTTCCATCCCTACGCCACCGGCAAACGGCAGTTTCGATCCAGCAACCATCGCCACGACCGTCCGCACTGCCGCACAATGGTTGCGGCGCACAACTGCGCTGTGGCTGACGGTGGCGGTGGCTGGTCAACTGCTTTTTGGCGTCTATGTGCTGCGGTTCTACGGTGGTGCCGCATGGCGTGGCGATTTTGCGCAATGGTCTGCCGTCATGCCACGTGGATGGGTGCCGGGCGATCACGGTGGCAACGCGGCGGTGGCCGTGCATTTGCTGGTGGCGTTGGTGATCTGCATAGGCGGCCTGACCCAACTGGTTCCCATCATCCGACGCCGCGCTCCCGCCGTTCATCGCTGGATGGGTCGGGCTTTTGTGACATCGGCAGTGCTGGGGGCCACCAGCGGCTTTTGGCTGCAGTGGGTGCGCGGGGGTACGTCTTCGCTACCTCAGAGGCTGGGTACCACGACCAACGGGTTGGTGATTCTCGTTTGCGCATGGTTGGCGTGGCGCAGCATTCGACGCCGCGACATGAGCACGCATCGTCGCTGGGCTCTGCGCCTGTTCCTTGCGTCCAATGGAGTGTGGTTCTTCCGCATTGGCCTCATGTTTACGCTGCTGGCATTCGGGCGACCGATCGGATTTGATCCGGAGACATTTCGCGGGCCACTGCTCGTAGGCCTGGCGTGGGCGGAGACCATCGTCCCTCTTGGCCTGCTTGAGCTCTGGCTGCGGAGCGAGCGGGCTGCCACGGCGCTCCCACGTTGGGCCATGTCGGCGCTCCTTGTGCTGCTCAGTGTAGCGACCGGCATGGGCGTGACCGGTGCGGCGATGATGCTGTGGTTGCCGCACCTTCGCTGA
- a CDS encoding AraC family transcriptional regulator, whose product MTHAAPPFGLHSPTLGAGMARTFLDFASTRGLSRSTLLGSAGLHEDDIATHEARISADAFLSLVTAAETATNDPLFILDFGSAVHATETSIVCVIGSTCETMAEAHAHLNRYARLTLDVGTRHHGPHFPLEMSRDGLWFIDDRDLPSASRQITEASLVRIACGTRLVQATPPLLRGVHFRHAPAGPVARYEAVFGAPVRFRQTRNALLFDPAWPDLRVRQAPAHVSSVLLERAAALLASLDEARTLSGRVHAQLRARLGKESVSMDAVARALAMSRQTLYRGLREEGVTFEDLLDHLRRRAAEDLLRSDRLAVQAAAQRCGFRDVAAFSRAFKRWTGVSPTRYRAAS is encoded by the coding sequence ATGACTCACGCTGCGCCGCCATTTGGACTGCACTCGCCCACCCTTGGCGCGGGAATGGCCCGCACCTTTCTGGATTTCGCCAGTACCCGCGGCTTGTCGCGGAGCACATTGCTCGGGTCGGCTGGTCTGCATGAGGATGACATTGCAACGCACGAGGCGCGAATCTCGGCCGACGCCTTTCTGTCGTTGGTTACGGCAGCGGAGACAGCGACCAACGATCCGCTCTTCATCCTTGATTTCGGCTCCGCCGTGCACGCCACCGAAACCAGCATTGTCTGCGTCATCGGAAGCACCTGTGAGACGATGGCCGAGGCCCATGCACACCTCAATCGTTACGCGCGTCTGACCCTCGATGTGGGGACGCGGCATCACGGTCCGCATTTTCCGCTCGAGATGTCACGTGATGGCCTGTGGTTCATCGACGATCGCGATCTGCCGAGTGCATCCCGCCAGATCACGGAGGCCAGCCTTGTACGCATTGCCTGCGGCACTCGGCTCGTCCAGGCTACGCCACCGCTCCTGCGGGGTGTGCATTTCCGGCATGCGCCGGCCGGTCCCGTGGCCAGATACGAGGCGGTCTTCGGTGCCCCGGTCCGTTTCCGGCAGACACGCAATGCTCTGTTGTTCGATCCAGCCTGGCCGGATCTCCGGGTTCGCCAGGCGCCCGCTCACGTGAGTTCGGTGTTGCTGGAACGCGCGGCGGCCCTGTTGGCTTCGCTCGACGAGGCTCGCACGCTCTCGGGGCGGGTGCATGCGCAGCTGCGTGCGCGTCTGGGTAAAGAAAGCGTGTCGATGGACGCAGTGGCCCGTGCCCTCGCCATGAGTCGTCAGACACTGTATCGCGGTCTACGGGAAGAAGGCGTGACCTTTGAAGACTTGCTCGACCATCTCCGCCGCCGCGCCGCCGAGGACCTGCTACGGTCCGACCGCTTGGCCGTGCAGGCGGCAGCCCAGCGCTGTGGGTTCCGTGATGTGGCGGCCTTTTCGCGGGCCTTCAAGCGATGGACCGGCGTGTCCCCCACCAGATACCGCGCAGCCTCCTGA